In the genome of Arachis hypogaea cultivar Tifrunner chromosome 9, arahy.Tifrunner.gnm2.J5K5, whole genome shotgun sequence, the window CATTCAAAATTTGACATTGTTCAGAAAATCATTGTCTACCTAGCAAAAccctttctttattttccttcgTTTGTTTTTCAGATGTTAAGAGACTCATCGGTAGAAAATATAGTGATCCGGTTATCAAGAATGATCTGTTGATGTGGCCATTTAAGGTCACTGCTGGTGCTGATGACAAACCAATGATTGTTGTTACATACAAGGATCAAGAGAAGCACTTTTCTGCCGAAGAAATTTCATCTATGGTTCTCACTAAAATGCGAGAGATTGCGGAGGCGTACTTAGAGTCACCTGTTTGTAACGCCGTTATTACAGTGCCTGCTTATTTCAATGACTCTCAGCGCAAAGCTACCAGAGATGCTGGCGCCATTGCAGGTCTTAATGTGATGCGAATAATTAGCGAGCCAACGGCTGCTGCTATTGCATATGGACTTGACAAAAGATCCGATTGCACTGGAGAACGaaatattttcatctttgatcttggTGGTGGTACTTTTGATGTGTCTCTCCTTACCATTAAGGGTAAGGTATTCGAAGTCAAGGCTACTGCCGGAAACACTCACCTTGGTGGAGAGGATTTTGATAACAGAATAGTCAGTTACTTTGTTAAAGAATTCAATAGAAAGAACACGGTTGACATTAGTGGTGACGCGAGAGCCTTGAGGAGATTGAGATCTGCTTGTGAGAAGGCGAAGAGGACTTTATCATATGCCGTTACTGCCACCATTGAATTGGATGTTTTCTTTAAAGGAATTGACTTCTATTCATCAATCACGCGTGCTAGATTCGAAGAACTTAATATGGACCTCTTCAGAGAGTGCTTGGAAACGGTAGATCGATGCATCACTGATTCGAATGTGGACAAGGCAAGTGTACATGATGTAGTCCTTGTTGGTGGCTCATCTAGGATACCCAAAGTGCAGGAGTTGCTGCAAGAATTTTTCAACGGAAAGGAGCTCTGTAAGAGCATCAATCCCGATGAAGCTGTTGCATATGGCGCGGCTGTTAAGGCGGCTTTGTTGACTGGGGGTTCTAAGAGTAGTGCCCCAAATTTGGTGCTGCAGGATGTTACTCCTCTGTCTCTTGGTAAAGCCACAATGGGAGATGTCATGAGTGTTGTGATTCCAAGGAATACTACCTTTCCTGTAAAGAAATCAGAAACTTTCTTCACAGTTCAAGACAATCAATCACATGTGCTTGAAGAGATTTATGAAGGTGAGAGGACAAGAGCCAGTGATAACAACTTGCTTGGTCGATATACACTTTCAGGAATCCCTCCTGCTCCTAAGGGCCATCCTGTATCGATATGCTTCGATTTAGATGCCGATGGCATCCTTATTGTGACATCTGAGGAAAAGACTAATGGAAATAAAAACCAGATTACCATAACAAATGATAAAGGAAGATTGTCACAGGAAGAAATTGAAAGGCTTATTGAGGAAGCTGAGAGATACAAGGTTGAAGATGACAAGTTTCTTGAGAAAGCTAATTCAATAATTACTTTGGAGGATTATGTTTATGACATGGAGAAAGCGTTAATCAGTTCTAAGCTTTGTCCCGCGGATAAGAAGAAGCTCAATTCTGCAATTGATAAGGCTATAACTCTGCTTGATGATGGTAACAAGGAGAACATAGAAAATCATGTGTTTGTCGAGTGTCTTAATGAATCTAAGCTCATTTTTGAGCCCATTAGAGCTAAGACTAGATAGTTTTGTTCAGATCTTccttttgttgaatttttaatgttGTTTGTAATGCAAATCTTTATGACAGACATCTGAAGGAGATTTGGAGTTGATGGTAGATACATTCTGTAAAGGTATTTTTATGGACAGGTCTTGTAGATTTTGAATATGGTAAATGCTAATGTGTTGACTGAATTGGACGCACTATAAAAATGTTCCTTTAGgtagtgtttggtggagagacagagatggaaagattgagactaagagacagagactaagagacagagattaaaataaatctcagtattctgtttggtgcaaaatggaagacagaaattgaaacaagaataaaactctaatttaatgtgcacaaagaataaaattagaattaattaattgaaatgagggtattttaggtataaaatgttattaaagtttcaatctccatctcaaaaaattttagtcccctgtgtcTCTACTTTtttgaggtactgaaatactgaaattttggagacagagacagaaattttagtaccagtctctgaaccaacaaacatgatactgagtctcagtctctcagtctctgtctcagtacctcaaaacaaacgctacctataaAGATCActtatttcattattattatatattctgGTAAAAACCAACTTGAGTTGATCGAATAGCTTGCTCATTCATTCGCTTAAATAAGTGTGGAGGGTTCGAATCTATCTTTATGTATGCAATAATTTATTTATCAGTAGCAAACCCTTAAATGAAATTATAGTATGTGTTTCATGTACATTATATGATTTTTAACTTGGCTATAGAGATCTACAAATTACTAGGTTCTAAACTTATTCAAGTAGatgtttaaaaattcaaaaaattaaatcatgtttttcattcaattcaatATTTAATCATAGAGAGTATACAAGATTCACTATCCAACAATGGTGATGAGAACAAAAGGATCATGTCTTGGTGATGGAAGTGGTGACTATTGCCCAAACTTGAGGCTTAAAGAGAGAGATTTCATGATGTCAAGGGAAAACTTTCCAGTATGGGTTTGGATTTGCGAAGACCTTTTGCTTCTTAAGGCTTAGCGGAAAATCCATGGACAAGGACTTGAGCAAGTTTTGTCGCAATTAATCAACAAAATTGCTTAGTTTAAAACAATATCTTCAATTTGTTACCGTTTGAAGAAAATGTTTGTTCACAACTCATGAAAAGTTCTAGTTTTGAGTTaacatttgttttaataataaaaaaatatttcaatgtGGTACAACACCTAGATAATGTTATAATATAGATGATCCAAaagaacaaatataattaatGATAGTGTAACTTTGCTTTTTATTACCATTGattatagtattttaaaaaatattgctaaaattaaaatatatttttttatatcgttaaacaattttttttaaaaatgtcgTTAAGAAAAAAGTATtactaaaacataaaaaaataacctTACTTTTAACAACATTTATGTAGTTGTAGTATAAacatatacaaaaatataataatttattttttcctcctcaattcATATATCTCATTTTCTTGAGGCTTTTGATATATTTTAACTCCACTCCAACTTCACCATTGTCATCACTTTTAGGACAAATCACAAAAACAAATCAAAAGAAGGAATAAACTACACcattttactaaaataaaaaacgtTACATGAATCTTCCAAAACCACTGTCTTATGTAATTCGAATGAGTCAAATTCGAATTagaaaaatcaataataatttgaaTTAGACCAACTCGATTTAGCTAGGTTGCTATTAATTCGAATTAAGCCAATTCGAATTATTCATGCCTGCAGTTGTAGTGTAGTTCGAATCAAAGTGATTCGAATTACGCATGGATGAACTTATGGTAGTTCGAATGGGAGGAATTCAAATTTATGGAAGCATGTAACTAAGGGTAGTTCGAATTAGATAGATTCGAATTATGCACGAGTATGTTCGAAGTTGGCTGCTTCGAATTATCAAGCCACCCACGTAAATTCCATGACATAAATCTAATTCATGCAATTATTTTAATACACCAACAATTATATCTATGTGGAGCCAATGCTAAatctaggggtggcaacggggtgGGTAGGGGGCAGGTTTTTTCTCTACCCGATCCCGTCTCGCCACACAACAACCCGCATAGAAGCCATCCCTCTTCTACGCGGGTAGTAAAACGttgaaccctaacccgccccGCTCCTatccgcccctataattattaaaattcaataaataaaattaaatttcaaaatttatataaccatcatcacatgcataacataaattaaagtaaaaatttaaatatgatacaatattattaatcatttactaattattttacatatattatatatatatatatattatatattaaaattatatatattatatatatatagcaggTAGGTGCAGGGCAGGTAATTACCCGCGTCGAGCGGGTAGGGAAGGAGTGGGTACCGCGGGTTCGGTATTGTCCTCCCTAGTTAAATCGAATTCATTAGTTCGATAATACGagtttatgaaaaaattacattttataatgtttaaaaatttttattatgtaataGGTTTGTAACGagtacattacaaatttttatagtactcattgtaataatatttaatttaataattgttattaaaattttaatgataCTCGTTACgaaataaataattacaataatttttttttataaaactttcTTAAAAGATGCCATGAGTATTATAAAAAGTATCCATAAATTgatttacaaatttttataatactcaaaaaattttctaaaaaatgttcacattttataaaattatttataataataataataataataataatgaagtttaaacatattttattatattaggttagataaaaattaaattatttaaataaataattcggTGTTTAAAAGTCAACCATTAGAataattttttgagaaatatttATCACATTATAAATTCATAATTGTGTAAGtatgaaaaatttattttttaaattacgtCTTTAAATTAAATGGCTttcaatattattaaattttcatatttttaaatcggTCAATTAAGGCTGAAATCCATCCATGGAGTGATGGCAAGAACTTGAGCACTTGAGCAAGTTTTGTTACAATTAATCAACAAAATCAACTCTTTGGATGATGAAAGCTCTCAACAATTCATCTTAATAGATTGCAAAATGCAGATTCTATCTGTCACTGTTCATGAGACTTTACCTAAAGTTCTTCCAGTTAGGTCTTGATTATATTCTTTAGTCTAACATTTTGTGCAAAAAAAATTGTACCATAAAGTCATAGGGATTTTCCATATTCACCCACTCTTTCTTCCCATTACTTTTCCTTATTAACCCTAAATCAACCTTTTCTAAAGGTTGTTATCTCCAAAAGTTGTTCAAGATGGACACAGCCATGGTTTATATCAAATACAATTAACTGTTTGCTTTGCCTCTGTATCTTAACATTTCGTGAATATTTGAATACTTACAACTTACATAgtggaaataataataaaaaagatattcatgtttcaatttttttacaataatatttttggtaactgaaataaactaaataaagaaaaacaaaataaacaaaataaaaaactgcttaaatagagggacagtcccgtttaagactactcttaaactcctcccaaggtgaaagaaactccacatgcgaaagttgtaacttcatcgccatcttttcCATAGTATCTACCACCGTGTTTTCAATTTTTTGACAGTGATTAACTTGGATTAGTCTGAGCAATATcaatctaaaaataaataaaaagtcagATTAGATTCATCTTTTTTCGGTTTTCAGTTATTTAAAACCAACCAAATCAAACTCAACCGAACCGAAgaaatgtataaaaaaatttgttattctGTTACGTGTCTGCTCTGTCTCTAACCGTATGtaactgatttttttttgttatttttttttataaaaaaccaACATCTCAATCAGGTGCAGTTTCCTCACCACTTCAAGCACGTGCTCAGATTCGCTATAACAGTAGAAAACTCCCCCTCGGAATCATGACTGTGTTGCCACCAAGTCCTCTGCACGTGCCACCGCAACCACATCTTCACCTGCTGCTTCTCAGTTGTCAACATTGCTTCAGCACTCTAAGTTCTGTTACTTGATTATAATGGTTGCTGATTAATAATTTAATAGGAAATTAGAAGTAGTACTCTTTTAGTACTCCCTTGTTTTAGTCAGGCAATTTATTGAGAtctgttattattaattttattgagttgtacaaagttagttagttaaaatAGTATAGCCATATATATAGTTACTATTAGTATTGTAATTATTGTGATTTTTCATTAAT includes:
- the LOC112708758 gene encoding heat shock cognate 70 kDa protein-like, whose protein sequence is MKRARKYEGHAVGIDLGTTYSCVAVWQEQHCRVEIIHNDQGNRTTPSYVAFTANQRLIGDAAKNQAAANPINTVFDVKRLIGRKYSDPVIKNDLLMWPFKVTAGADDKPMIVVTYKDQEKHFSAEEISSMVLTKMREIAEAYLESPVCNAVITVPAYFNDSQRKATRDAGAIAGLNVMRIISEPTAAAIAYGLDKRSDCTGERNIFIFDLGGGTFDVSLLTIKGKVFEVKATAGNTHLGGEDFDNRIVSYFVKEFNRKNTVDISGDARALRRLRSACEKAKRTLSYAVTATIELDVFFKGIDFYSSITRARFEELNMDLFRECLETVDRCITDSNVDKASVHDVVLVGGSSRIPKVQELLQEFFNGKELCKSINPDEAVAYGAAVKAALLTGGSKSSAPNLVLQDVTPLSLGKATMGDVMSVVIPRNTTFPVKKSETFFTVQDNQSHVLEEIYEGERTRASDNNLLGRYTLSGIPPAPKGHPVSICFDLDADGILIVTSEEKTNGNKNQITITNDKGRLSQEEIERLIEEAERYKVEDDKFLEKANSIITLEDYVYDMEKALISSKLCPADKKKLNSAIDKAITLLDDGNKENIENHVFVECLNESKLIFEPIRAKTR